Within the Dermacentor silvarum isolate Dsil-2018 chromosome 8, BIME_Dsil_1.4, whole genome shotgun sequence genome, the region agtgagtgagtgagtgagtgagtgattgagtgagtgagtgagtgagtgagtgagtgagtgagtgagtgagtgaaataactttgtTTCGGTCCAGAGAAGACGTAGGGGAGACCCCTCGCCACCCgactagtcccacgtagggacggccaagccgagcttgacagCCCGATCGCGGgaactctggacggccagggtttggtcgttgagttcggggttGCCCAagagcgcagcccacctatcctcgctgaaggcggagccgatggcatcacactcccacaacacatggtccaatgttgccgttagtccacaggcagggcagtctgcactgggatacctttcagtgTATAAGCGTGacgaaccgcaaggttaggatacgcacgggcttgtaaaagtcgaagggtaaccgcccgcgccctgcataaggcatgCAGGTGCGGGTGGTTACCCGTCCTGACAGATAGTAATGTTTGGTGATCTCAGTATACGTGAGCAGGGTCCCCGCGGGCGTAGGGGGTCTGCGggggcggcgcggtcagtgagtcttcgcgcggcctcgtgcgcgctctcgttagggttagagggagagccctccgTCGACCCCAAGTGatcgggaaaccaaatgagagaatgcggagagatagtTTTGATGCTTTGgggaatgcgaagggcctgaggggagaccatcccgctttggtaggccttaatggccaccttggaatcgctatatattgcctctctgcgaccatcgagcacagccagcgcgattgcaacctgttcggatAACAAGGGATTCGATGTGCGTACCGTAGCGCAGCAAGTcatcttggaattagagtcgacgatggagatggcgaacgcctcttgttggacatatgccgaggcatccacgaagcttgcctcaatgtggttgttacggacatgcTCGAGTAGAGCTCTAACCCTGGcgcgacgtctgccgacgttttgtgcggggtgcatattgcggggaatgggcgcgatgtgcagttgagatctggtgtcgctgggaatccgcactggtcgacagggtagaggtccgcctcgtcgagtatcttgcggcccgccgagGTTCCGATTATTCAATGCTGCTATGCGCGAGTGTGGAACCTCTATGAAGAGGGAGATTCATCATTGCGGGGGTTAGGAGAAAGAACTCTCAATAAGGAAAGGTAAAAACTGGCATCAACATCggaagtggccatcgctatcGAGCCATAGAAGCGCCATTTATATTTATTGGCTCGCCTCTGGTGGACCTTGTCCCGGCGGCCCTCATTCGTTATTATTTCAGACTTAAATGACTTATTACAAAGTTCGCCGATAAACTTTCACGTTTCTTGAAATGTGCTCAAATCTGTAATGTAATTGAATATACAGTTGCATATTACTCATCTCCAAAAATACTGCTATTGTGTTACAACTCCAAAAATAGCTGTGTATGCGTCACTGTATATATAAAACAAACGTAAACAAATGCGATTAACCACCAACAAGCTTCTGTCTATACCAGATAAGTCCTAGACTGCACTAAGCGAAGAGGAATAAAGCAGCACCTCTTAGCGCCTCTGAAACCACCTCAAATCACTTCCTCGAGAGTTAGAGAGATAGAGATTTATTATGAGAGAGAATCTCAGATGCCGTACATCGAAATGTGTAAATCTGCAAGCTCGCCTTGTTCATGTAATCAATAAGCTGCAGCTGCAATATGGCTATCGTGAGAAGGAAGCAGCCCATGTACATGTTTTCAGTCCCTTTGAGCGCGGTAATTTCTGCCAAATTCGAGTACTGAATGATTAACGTTGCaggttgggcttgttggtataacatgatggaggcaaaaggcgtagcgcactGAGAAACACGAGACAAtaagaagaacacagacaacacacacgtttggcgctaactttcaacaagtTTTTATTGCGGGATCACAGCGTATATATATACCCCTCTCCCGCCTGCAATAGCAACACGTGCTCCGATCAAACTGATAGCTGATCTCGCTACAGAATGGGAAGTAAGTgataaaaaaggataaaaaagaagaaaaaaaaaacaataatcaTGCCATACGCATAAATTCCACCTCTTTTCTTGATAATGAAGTGGACGGTTCGCTGGATACAAGACCCACCGAAGGTGGCGATGTGTTATGCCTCAATAATCAGCATGGTGATCTCGTTTAGGCTTTTTCCTAGAATCACCGTATCTTCAAAGATGGGCCGGCAGGGGCAAAGGTCTGCAAGAATTTCCCCTGCCGGCCCATAAAAACGAATCCGCGCCTATAGGTGGGGGTTCATTTTTATAGTTCTCGAAGAGACGGCCCGTCAACGACCAATTTTCTCGGCTCACATCATCTAATAAGCAACAAGTACTTGTAAcggtgcaaaaagaaagaaaatcgacTTTAATTTTTGTGAGCGGGTTCCTTTTACGTCGAACATAAAACGTATAAAAGCAGGTGCTTCAAAACTCAAGCAAAATTTCCGTTTGGCTAAATTGGTAATAAATATGTACATATAGTATAAACTATACTGAAGCAATCGCGGCCAATCTTCAAGGGTGGTAATTCTAActttcttattagcagcctttaaaaaGCACATAAGCAGTTGACATGTACTACACCGGGTGTTAAGCTAATATCACGACAGTCCCAGCCCGTCGCTTCCGAGATTTTTCAGCGTGACACTGACCGCCGGTGGCTGCGCCATCTCTCAAAGGTATACATGCTGAGGAGTCGCAGATTGTGATTTATGCGTCACTTCCGGCGCGCGGTGACAGCAGCCCCATTTTTCGTTCGTATCTTAAAGAAGTCCACTTTTGCGAGCATTTCGTGACCCATCCACTGGTGCTTAAGAAAGGAAACTTTGCACGCTGCCCGCTCTAGATTTATAATATCTGGTACTAGGATTTTACGCGGCCCCAATTTCTGTGGCAGTTGGCTTTTAAAAATATGGTCCCTTATTAACAAGACGCTCTTGCGCTAAACTTTTTCGTAAAAGGATATTCCAGCCAAACCTGATGCTGGACACAAAAAACGAAGGCGACCGGGAAATGGCAAAGATCGCTTACGAAAAAAGGAAATTGAATACAGCCCTGGAAAAAACTGTGAATTCAGCTCCTGTAATTTCATACAACTCTGCACAATAATTAAAATGCAATAAACCTTCACGCTCACGTCGTTTATTTAAAGTTATCACTCAATATTATTTTATTGGAGTACAACACTATGCTTTAGAAACGCCAACGTAGGAAAAAGCGTGCTCAAGGAaaccttttctctttctttttcagcaTCGTTATCACATGCTACAGAAAGCGCAGCGAAGTTGGACAACAGTCCTGCCGCGGCAAGCTTCCCGTTCACTTCCAACCAGCCAGCGAGTGCAGATGTATTCAGCGACTTGTCCGGCGGTAGCGCATTGAGCGGTGCTTACACTAGCAGTAACTCATTCAGCGACGGTTCATATGGAGATGGCTCATTTCCAAGTAATGGGTGGGCCGCAGGCGGCCATCCATCCATAGGTGGCTGGACGGATGGCGGTTCGGTGAGCGGTTTCTCGGGCGGTAGCCGGCTTGGCGGCAGTTGGACAGGCGCAGACTTGATCGGCACGGGTTCCTTCAATGATTTGCCGAGCATCGGACCCTTAGGTGGGAGCCCCGTACCTGTTAGGCCCAGTGCTTCTCCGTTAGGCAAATTCGGTGGGGCCAGTTCATGGCTTAGCGGGTCGTCCATAGCATCGTCGGGTCGTGGCTCGTCAAGCGCCTTTTCGTCCGGCGGTGCATCCTTGGATGGAATATCGTCCGGTACTTTCGGTTCCATCATAGGTGCCCCGTGGAGTACATCGCATGGGAGCTCGACAGGAACTACCTTCAGCGGTAGTAACGTGTCTGGCGAAAAATCAACGGGTCACTCCGTAATTCGCCGGATGGACCATCGCTTTCGGGGCGATGCGCCATACACCGGTGGATCATTCCGCGATACTTTATCAATGGACGAACTTCGGGGGAGTACGTTCGGCAGTTTGTCAAGTGGTAAATCGTGGAGCAGGGTTGGGTTCGGTGATGGTTCCGTTCTTAGTGGCAATAGGGTGTTTGGTAGTGGCCCGTCACGAGGCCAATTCGGCGGAGTTTATTGGGGCCGGAGCCACCTGGGAGGGACGTCTGGAGCGAACGGAGCCTCGAGTGCACCAGAATACCTTAGAATGAATGGAATTGGTGGCCGCGGAATGAGTGTTGGTGTTGACAGCCTGCGATGGTCGTCCACCAATGGTGCAAGCAGTGCAGATACCACATTAAGTTCTAGACGCTACTTTGGCGGAAGTCTTGGTGGCGCAGACAAAGTCTCATCGGGAGGACGAGAATGGCCTATTAACGCCGTAATGGGTAGTTCAGGATATTTCGATAGCGCCAGTGGCAGATACCCTGGGCGGAATTTTGATTACACATACGGCTACCCCGAAAGCCGTTTTGCGCACAAGTTAGGCAACGGCGGAAGTTGGTCTAGTGGGCCTCGAGGTTTCTCCTTTAGGTTAGGTGGCAGTACATCTTCGAGCCAATTAGCAGACACGGTCAAGAACTTCATCAGCGGTCTTGGTCAAAGTCGGTAAGAATTTAATTTCTGCACTTTTGCTTGCTTGGAATTATGATAATGAATCATTGCGATGAGAACCCAAGAAACAATAAATCAGGCTTCTCTTGCGTTAATAGCTGAAGAACAATAACAACACTGCACGAAAGTAAGGATGTCCAGTTGCTCTTGAAAATGAAGAAATAATCTATTTAAATGTGGCCTCAATGGGGCACAGCTGCTGTTCTTGCTTAACTTTTATCTTTTAAATATATTCTTGGTCGCATAAACCTCAGTGCTCGTCAATGTTTTCGAAATTAACTGATTTCAGCTGATTTAGCTCTTTCGAACCTAATCACAAAAATATATTAGATGAAGGGCGCACGAAAGCCGTACGACTGCTCCTCTTCTCGTACTTTATACACCTCCTTCGACAATTTTTGCTGTCGCGGCTTCGACAAATACAACGCGGGTGGCCTGTTTTGAGTATTTCCAAGATTTATGGGCCTGACCGTGCCGTGGTAACTTCATAAACAGCGTAAATTATCTAAACTATGCTGTCTCTCAAAGCGCTGCTTGGCAATGATAACCGCGACTAGTATGACAAATCTGCGAAAACTGATCGCAGCTATCTGTCGGCGCGCTTTTTCTTAATTCTAAGTTCAGCCGAAGTAAACACTATAGGTGCAACTTTGTCTTACTGGATGCCAGAGGTTCAATACAACCCCTAACCTACaacgcacacaaacatacacatataTTCTAGGCCTCAAGCTCATCGTAGCGGGATGCGAAAAAATACACCTATGTGCCTGCTACACATTACAGTGAAATGTTTTCTAATAAATACCGCCAACATTTCGCAAATTGCATTGTTCTCAATACATATCACCTTTAAACGCCTAATAAACCCTTTTCTTGTTTGTGTATTTTCAGCAGCGAATGATACCGAAAGCGGAGACCTTGCGCGACTGAAGAACTGCAAGATGACACCCACAAGTGTGTTCAGGGTTGCAATTTATACGCGTATTACTTTGAAGATGAGCACATATTAACAATATCTGGATAGTAGTGAAGAAGTTTCTTTGGAATTCATCTCCACTATATAATTGACAAAGGCTGACCTTTCGGCAAAGCGCGGAAGTTATGTCACCAACAAAAATTGATCAAAGTTACGAAATGTGTACCATTGCATGCGAAagtcaaaaataaagaaatgatcgTCCGTATGCCTGCGGACATCGGAACATTCTGCTTGACCTCAGGATAGCttgtatatctttttttttcttttttcttacttgACAAATGGCTATCCTCGTCACCCACTCAAAGCCTAGCCTTCGTCAGAAGTGTTGAAACTAAGGTATTATTTTGCCTAGAGCAAGACTTCTTTCAGAAAATACCGAATGTCAGCTGTTGAAGTGTTAGGCATAGACATTCAGTCAGTGGTCATTGACTTTACGTTCGTCATCAGTAGATCAGTTATGACGAAATGTTTGCCCCTGAGTTTCTGAGGCGCGTACATTGAAACAGTGCCCGTATCACGGTTTGAAACCACAGTACCGTTTCTGTGCTTCCATTTGTGGTAGATGATGCAGCTCTGCGTTTAATAAAGCAAAAATTTAAAACGGACAGCTGCTTAAAAATTCGAAAACAGGATTTTTGGGTGCTAAAGAGACACACGCATGGGAGAAACACACAGACACGCAGAACTCAAACAACCAACTGCTTTATTCAAATAGAAGGTGGGGCATGGTGTAATTACTGCGAACGCGCAACGCAAGATATATGACGTGACAGTGAAGGGCTATCTCTGCCGTTACATCTGTGCTTCGAATAAGCGCATCTCAGAAGCATACAACGTGACCGAAATATCACTCAAACACATGGTACCTTTCTTTTCAACGTAGCGTGCCTCCAAGAGTTCACGAGCAGTTTTATTACCACTCCTACCCAGTATACACCCAACCAATATACAATTCCTGCATGCGCAGGAATTGCACCATGCCCCATCTTCTATTTCAATGAATCAGTTGGTAGTTGGCACtctgtgtgcctgtgtgtgcttGTTCCTTGCATGTGTCTTTTAGCGCCCTAAAAGCATGTTTTCCAAATCGCAAAAATTTGCCCAAGAAGTTTTATTGTGGTTAAAATTGTTATTATTATACCGTGACATTTTATTTGCCCCCCAGCAACATGGCAGTGCCATTCACATGCTTAAAAACACTGCTCCGTGATTCATGTGTGGCTACCAACTTTGCGCACAGCGCATCACATGGGCATTACGCAAGTAAACATCAACCAAATGCAACCCTCGTGTCTGGGGAGGCTAGTGCCACCGGCACAAGCTATACGTATGTAGCTTAGAATTGTGCATCAAGCCTCACAGTTATCTTCTCAAGCAGGTACCACTGTATTTACAGACTGCTATAAAGGGGACTAACGTTTGACGAAAATCTTCCAGCGCGGTTGCATTTTCTAAACTGAAAACAATGTAGGCCGGAAGCCTTAATGTCTACATGCATACAAGGCGGGAAGTATCTGTTGCTGCTACTGTCCCGATCACGTCACGCTGGATGGATTTATTTTATTCAAATATATGCGGACACTCGAGCCGCATTCCTGCCATGAAGTTTTCAAAATTACGTTTTAGCGGCAACTATGTCTGTCGTCACTTCGGAACTCAGCTGCAAGTCTCATGGCCGTGTTATAAAAAAATGATCCAGATCTAATGCACATGCTGGAATCTAAGTGAAACGAAGCTTTCGTAAAGCGGTTAATGGGATGCTATAAATTACCCCATCTCATTCCTGTGTTCTTGGCGTAACGAAAACTAGCGCTCGTGTGCTCTCGCGCTCCCGTGTGACGCAGCGCAGCATCGCAAGTCTTACGTTGGCTtgtatttcttatttattttaaatgttccTCCACTGATCCTCCATTGTGGCTATTTGCCATAGTGTGgtaatcatgatcatcattaaCACGCCACGATCACCTCAGATAACTCGTAGGTGGCATGGTGTGGAGCGCCCGCCTCTTGGCAAATCCCCCGTTATGGGCATATACAATACTATGAAAATCATCATGATAATAAACGCGAGTACATGCTTATTGCCTGTTAATTCCGTGTGGTTTGTGCCATATATTatggaaatcataatcatcatcgacaccgatcatctcaaagagctagttggcctTGGCACGGTATGCACCGCCCGCTTCTTCGCCAATCCCCCGTTGTAGGTATGTGCGATAGAATGGAAATCGTCATCATAAGAAACAAGTGGCGATCATTTGAAGCAGTTAGTTTATGTTAGCACTGAAGAAGTGTATGTGCTATTGTGGGCCTAATTAAGGACTGGGTCCCGGCATTCTAGGAAGCGTGCTCAATGGATTCAGGTATCTGCAGCGTACTACAGATTGTCAGTCAACAAACCTTTTTTCGCTCCGCCATGCTTTTACTAGTAGTctgtttgtatgtaatttgaagTAGAATGTTTTAgctgcggagctgtttaagccgaccgttagtccgcgcatagcgaacagaaaatgtgagccgatggcggtagtgcagaaagggtccaagcgcaatggcacattcccctgtgaactagcgaaggtgtttagcctagcccaaatacatacACAATATCTTGGGATAggcaatcgatagtcaatcattaactaatcgataatcgatcaataatcaataaattctggaaaatgctagggatgacttgttAGCGCTTATCatagtccaaatacgtggccaataccttgcgatagcgaatcgatacccaatcaataggtaatcgataatcgatcaatattcaataactTCTGgtaaatgctgggaatgacttggtagggctaggtgccgatcagctccactgtttctttagccttgccaCCACTAGTGCAAGCCAAATGCAACCCTCAGCTCCTGCAGCCGCTcgcgccggtggtaagtggttcttgagggaaagggaaaggttggcgctatcttctgcagcccttgagggagcacggctcagcgccaacggggaggggtaagtgggagcgaaagaagggatagagtggagacgccatggctgggcgaagcaaaaccggcaggcataggcggcacgtatcaggccgagatggaaggccttgcttggtgtgccgcagagtctgcaggggtgttgtgccaggccggtcaggcccggggtggagtgggaggccgtgaggccttcccgcttgtagaaatgtccttagaggcgtgcggagagccctgacgagtcaaggaactccacgacgcctcgaagtgcagaaaggtggtgtcggccggggaagaggagatcttcctccttgccacaggggaggcccaggcggcggaactcctgcaggagtgggccccgctgctggaggtacgccgggcaggccagcaggagatgttcgatcgtctccggctccccgcaggagctgcaggccggggacgtcgctcgtcccagtcggtagctgcgtgctgccgtccagctgcagccgatgcggagccggagaaggagcgaggtctccctgcgagccaggcctcgctgggggagtggtcgtggggggcatcccagtgccacccgtttgtctgggtggtgggtcgccaggtgtcgccgcagcctcagtcctgtgaagtcgccctccgtcacggcccgactgaggggcacagtggagtggtgggcgtccttcgccagggtgtcggctgcctcgttgcccgggatccctacgtgggcggggatccagtgcagggacaccgggtggcctgcgtcctgcagcgctgtcagccgggtagacagcagtgcgctCGCGCCGAGAGGAATCCATGGCGAGAAAGGGCGCGcgcaccccctccccctctccctttcCTGGCGTGCGCTCTGATTAGTCTGCTCCTCAGCCGGCGCGGCCTCTGAACGCAGCGCCTCTAACGATGGGTCTGGAAACCTGCCCCGTGCGTGACACCGGCGGACTGACGGACAGCGCAGCCTCGACCTAAAACAGTTCGGCTTTAAAATATTAGCGATTGTGGGCCTAATGGTAAGAGCATCGGGTTGCAGCAATGAGGGTCCGACGTTCGAATCAGGCCAAGGACGCGCATcttcttttaattttttaaagAGTGAGAACGAATCTACTCGGCGAGAACCTGACCGACCAACCGTGGCAAAAATGTTCGTAGATTTAAACAGTACACACTTTGGAGGACTGTTGCCTACTGGCaacgtacaagaaaaaaatatttcttgctgAGTTTCGGTATTGAAGGCGGAAGCAGAGATGAAAACACCATCAGCTACGGGCAACCAaaaatggtaaactcggcggtaatgcagttctaCTCAACGTGAAAGTTGTGGAAGTGCGGAgtagtgattcgccggtgtttccattgtgctttccttgtgtttctcTTGTTGTATCATGTGTTTATAATGTGTTTAGGTATTcttttcacgatgttgggattcgcttgcctgcgctggcgagcaacttcagcttctcgggcgcgcaccgcttgatcagccctgcatcggcgctgtctttcacgggcgagcgcccgctgtcgctACAAGCGTGCTTGCTACTCAGCGTCCATGGCGATAATGAGCGTCCCGGAGCGCGGGaacggctagggtgcctcgatgccaacGCCGCTTTTCAGCgtggggacagcctttgaaccgcccGGCGCCGCCACTatggcttttcggcgccatgttggttctttcgcgccggctgccgaCCTGAACGGACGCGAGCTCCATTTGCTTTTtttgtggcgttgtggtgcgagAACTCGTGTTTTATGTAGTCCCTTGTGATGTTCGCGCTTGTttaacgaaacatgacgggctcttctgtcgctctgtgcactggatcgaccgcaAAAGAGCCGCGGGTATTTTGTTACCCCCGCGACGTTTAACGAAGGAAAAAATTGGCAGCGCAAGTAAAATCTCACAACTGGGTACCGATATGTGATATGCCAGTGAGTATATGCGAGTAATGATCATGCGAGTGAGCATGAAGATCATGCATCAGGATCATGCGAGatatgcgagtgaggatcatgattttgttaagaataatgtccctttgtaatcCTTTTTACTTTCACACAGAAGTTGCTTGTATATGTTGGCGTACCTTTTCTAGTGATTATTAGGCTGCAGTGTGGTGTGATCAccgtgtttgacttgttgcaaaggcgtaggtttattctagaCGTTTGTGAATTGACCTTATTTTGTAGCTAGAAGTATTGTGACACTCGTAAACTCGCATCCTGGATATGCGATCGATGACAGTACCTATGTGGTCAATTTTTTCTCAGCAAAAATTAAACGAGCACAAAGCATCACTCAGTCGGAAGAGAGTGATGAGAGAAGCGACGTCATTCTCGACTTAGAGGAAGGTGAGCTCGCCCACTTGGAAGGATTTTTTGTTAAAGCCGATAACACGCACTGTGGAACACTGCTCTGTGCGCATGTGCATGCTGGCGGCTCaagaacctggacaggaacaccaccttacGCAATTAAATGAATATGTCCAAGGTGGCAAATTTTAATTGATGCAAGCTGAGAAATTCTGGACTTTGTTTTTTCATGTGAGTGCTCTCAATTTTTTTGCTGAAGCTCAATCTGTGAGCTATCTGAGAACACCGTTAAAAGAACTGAAGGAAATTATTGGACagaatgtaaccttgccagaaaacccatTTTGGCCGCACAAAGATGTGATTGAAGAACTTGAGCGATTTGTGTCCACACATCTCTGCATCTATCTGTGATGGCTTAGCACTCCTGAAAAGGCAGctgagtgttatgctagcaagactgtagcaggtACGAGCGTGCAGTAGGGCAACCGTATATTTAACCAGATAAGCTCGCTGAGAGCTTATAAAGTGGGTTACttagtgcttacttttgtaaataaattgtgtttgagtgttgaaaactgttctcaatgcgcatttttcttcttcagtatAGGCACCCGAACTGCTGCAGGCCTACTCACGCGACGTCTCCTAATTTTTCTCCTAGTTTCATAAATATGTCGGGAAAACCACAAGAAGCGAGATTACTATTAAAAGAGCTTCAAAGTTAAAATTTCATCCAAGGgtacaattccagtaatatttgtggaatgtttaccagtgaaatgaataaataaaaaaggaggtaacctcgcaaacaaatcgtgccatttcaggttgcaatacacgcgaaaagtgtcggacaacctcATTTGAAACGAGCATgcactctatgcaagcaaactgtttatcagatggTAAAGCCGAAAATCGCGTCGGTATCGCCCTTAGCACGTCcgccgccctttctttctgcccaatggttaatccgcagccgccacacgcccagcgcctccgtattggaaacaaccaagatggcgccgaaaagcgtgggtgtccccaccctgaaagcggcgctgggcatcgaggcacacAAGAAACGGCTCTCTTTCAGCGCGCCCTAGCGGAATCTTTCCACTTGTGAGGCTGTAGCGCCTTCTCTTGACTAGTTTCTGTACCAGGTTGGCGTTTTCGATGCAGTTTTCATTAATTTGGGTTGATTAATGCAATAATTCATgtgttttccttttttatatTATCTTATGCTTATTTGGTTTAATTTTATTCATTTTAGGACAATTTTATGGAAATCTTATATCTTACGTAGACCTTGTGTTGTGCGTGACACCACCGACGAGGAACGACATCcagggcccctaaagtgctccgcacttaaaacaCGGGCACAGATGAAGGCACCTGTAAAACAACTGGTTGCGCTGTTTCATGCGCA harbors:
- the LOC125947569 gene encoding uncharacterized transmembrane protein DDB_G0289901-like, translating into MNAFLVSVVLSAASLSHATESAAKLDNSPAAASFPFTSNQPASADVFSDLSGGSALSGAYTSSNSFSDGSYGDGSFPSNGWAAGGHPSIGGWTDGGSVSGFSGGSRLGGSWTGADLIGTGSFNDLPSIGPLGGSPVPVRPSASPLGKFGGASSWLSGSSIASSGRGSSSAFSSGGASLDGISSGTFGSIIGAPWSTSHGSSTGTTFSGSNVSGEKSTGHSVIRRMDHRFRGDAPYTGGSFRDTLSMDELRGSTFGSLSSGKSWSRVGFGDGSVLSGNRVFGSGPSRGQFGGVYWGRSHLGGTSGANGASSAPEYLRMNGIGGRGMSVGVDSLRWSSTNGASSADTTLSSRRYFGGSLGGADKVSSGGREWPINAVMGSSGYFDSASGRYPGRNFDYTYGYPESRFAHKLGNGGSWSSGPRGFSFRLGGSTSSSQLADTVKNFISGLGQSRSE